tttgacggatgggatatggtatcgcaaatttaggtctacaaagtggtgcagggtataatatagtcggccccgcccgactttagactttccttattttttactaacattgtgttccaccctagttttttactaacattgtgttccaccctactgcattagccgacttatattttgagtctatagattttgtagaagtagtatcaAATtcagtccagatcgagtgatatttaaatgtatgtattggggacaaagctttatatatagccccccaacacatttgacggatgtgatatggtatcgaaaatttagatctacaaagtggtgcagggtataatatagtcggccccgcccgagtttagactttccttacttgttttattataagttagttttgtcataaataaaaatttgaatgcgTATACGCATATAATGAGTATAAACATTTCTCCAAGCCCTCGTTTATTGAGTTGCGCGACGCGGCGTTCTTTATCCTACGTCATCTCATGTAAAGCGTCTgcggtttttatttaaattaaccgGCAACGCCGTTGGAATTTTCGTCAGGCGACTTTCGATAACTTAACGAATCCGGACATTCACAAAAACGCAAAAGATGGGAAATTCACTCGGTTCTCTACGAGTAATTGTTTGTCGTTCGTCAAGTGAAGTTGTGTTTTTCGGCGCTGCGCTTCACGGGAAATAATCATCTCCCTTATATCAAGAATAAAGAAAAAGTGAATTAATTTTGAAAGGCAGCCATTttggtttctttttttatttcattgtaaaaaacaaattacataTATTTGAGAAATATTAAACGGGATTTCCGGTAACatttacaaaggtatgtgatgtGCTTAAATAATTACTTTACTGAAAAATAATCTAGAATATAATTTGTGATCTATgtgcgaaaattttttgcaagttGAATGAGTCATTTAATgcatgagtgtgtgtgtatgtgtaaagAACATGAAACGaaatttaaccattttttttacaacgtattaaaatataatttttcccttcagttttttttttaattatgtaatATTTTCTTAAGGAGTCATTTTCgtgcaaatgaaaattaattttctggggGGGGAGGTTCTGTCTGTATCTGGcagtcacatttttttttgtacgatTTCCATGTCTACCCAGCCTTCACATACTGTCATTTTTAGCTGAATACATACCCATGTGCTGGCTTGTAAAAAACACGAAAACGGGGTCGTTATTAGCGGTGGTGCACATACATATGAATGTGTATTAATGCAGAGTACTGTACCTTTAGATACGATAGGTTGTATGAGTTAATAAGTTAATGttattttatgatttatttaagaaaactaagttttctcgtggtttatagaaaaaaaaaaaccggcCGGCTTCATGCCTTTATTTGCTACCATTGCACGTCAGCTCTTCATTCATTTGTGCTAATTTCGAAGTACACGCTCGCGCCATTTTGTTTTCCACATTGTTCCATTGGTTCTCTACCACTTTTTTCTGTCTCTTTCTTGCTCCCCCCCCCCCTTTATGAGTTATTTGACTTCTCATTTGGCGTGTCATGTTTTTTTACATCTTGCCTTTGTCAAGTATTTCCCCTTTTAAATGAATGCCGGTGTTAATGATATTTTGTCCAGAGACGAAAAACCGGTTTAAGACTGTAAAATCCACTGCGATATATAGTTAAATGGTCTAAAATTGATTTCACCTGGCGTAAGAAGCATAtcattgtattattattttatatacctGGGAATTTTGTTCGTGATGACCATCTACCTACCCTCTTCTTACTTAATTTTTCTCTCTCTACCAATTGTAACAATTTCTAACCCTTAAAAAAATGCTTGTTTTAACCACCCCGCTCTCCTCTTTTCTACTATGCTTCTTTAGCCACTGCTGTCAACGACTAATGTCAGTCGTTTAACATCTCTGGTTTAGTTAACATCGACTGCCTTTGGTTGCGGAGAGTGTTAACAGTGTTGTATTTTTACAAGTAGTAGTCTAACCTTAAAATTGGTGTACATACTAAACTAGAAagtgagaatttttttatatttttctttgttaaattactaaaaaaaagaacaagtaattatttatatttcggctaaaattgtattgcacaattttttaaagttgtttttgtgTCGTGTgcgctttgtttttgtttattttcagcTGCTTTGTGTTGTCCTTAGTAGAATATTGTTTGAAATCCCACCCTCACATCTGCTTAAAAAAAGACATAGCTCATCCTTTATTTAAGTTATATCCCAAATCTcccatataatataatttatttatcaaCAATATGTGTCCCAGGTAGGAAAAGCTTTTATGTTGTGTTATACGTAGCAATTCAATAAGTCGCAGCTATAGttgtaactgaaattaattttgtttctttatttcttGCAGCGTTAAAGTAGCAGCCAATAATAATcagaacaaaaataatatggCTTTCCGTAATCAAAATCGCAACAATAACCGCAATTTCAGTGGTGGCAACTACGGTCCCATGGCAAACCGCGGCATGGGTGGCGGTAACATGATGTCCCCATGGGAAAATCAAAATTCTGGCGGTGGCTTTGGCGGCAGTAATATGCGCCAAGGAGGCGGTGGTGGTGGCGGCGGCGGCCAGATGAATGCCCAAGCCATCAATTTGGCTAATAATTTGCTCAACAATTTATTCCGCAATCAAAATCCTCCATCTCTATTGGATATGCCCCGTGGTGGCAATATGAATCGTGGTGGTCAACGTGGCGGACCGGtatgtatatgatttttattaccaatttctatttattttaagtttatacttatatttattatttgtgttaatttttaatctaaaaGATTTATAAAACATTAGGAACAACAATTTAGGTTTTCATAGATTTGTTAGTTGTACTCCTCTACCAGGGGATAAAAGATAAAAGAGAGTAGCAgcagaagttttttttatataatacacATAGTATATAAAATGATGGTACGAAGAAGTTATGTAAAACAAAATGGGGGAGGATTAGTGGAATTGCTTGATATATAAATAGAGAACAAACCGTTTTCACTATAAACATAAGAAATGTTTGGCATAATAGGATAATTCTATCCCGAAATCATCAAGTATCATATAACGAACTCGAGAAATTCTAGTTTCCTCTTTTTCCTATTTCCTGCTAAACAATAATCTTTCATCCCTTAATTTTCATATTACTCATTTATGGTGGTGTGTCtagtgttgtgtttttttttctctacaaatatatgtatgtatatgtatactTGTACATACCCAAAATAGGCTCAATACCACAAATTCCATAGATGCTACGTGATTCCATGTCAATCACCTTTCTACAATAGTACTTTTAGATATTATTCAGTAAGCGTAACCGGCATAAGTACAAGCCGCTGGCAGGTAGCTGCAAGTGAGAAAACATTAAAATGCCAAGCATTTGTGCCCATCCAAAGAGATTTGGCGCTAAAAAAATCTATGTGTATATGTTTCTAACATCTAAGAAGACTAAGCCAcgcacagatttttttttatgtgtgtCGCTTATTCAACTATATCGCATGGGGGAGAATGAGAACAAGCATAAACCCAAATGCGGGTTCTTAAAATGGCGCACAAGCTAATAACAGGTTTAGATAAACTAAATGCAGTAGGAATTCTATTGGCTTTGTTTTACTTGGAATACAAGatcatgtttgaccatagaataACTATTTGAAGATTTCCCAATACGAGATACTctttcatatttaagaaaaatgaaaattctacattcTCAACATTATGACAAATTATGGGAAAAGTAAATTTACTCTTTGGGGGGAGTCGTATTTAAAATTCCGACCTTCAACAGAAAATGAATGCTTCAtatccaaaattttcaaaataataggATTTATGCCAGGTATTTTAAGAAGTTCAATGCGTGTAGTTGTGTTTTACACAAATACCGAATGAGAATGCCGAATTGGAAAACGAACAGCTGTTTTTAACGGAGCCGATGCTGAATTTTCTCATAACAGGAAAAACTTCTCTACAGTGAAGCTCTCTTTATAATGAACGAATTTCAAAATTACTGCATTTTCTTTTCCAATTTTCTTGTATTCTCATATAATTTCCGTAtaataaagtttctatataatttagaaatttactgGTCCCGTCAAGATTCATTATATAGGGGAGTTCGACTGTGCAATGAAACTTCTGAAAAGTGAACATTAAATATGGGGTATATGATTAAATATGGGAACACCTTTCTATTTTGAACGAAATGTTAGCGACCCTCTAAGAGGTTTCTCTGTATAGAATCCATGTTCAAAACCCCCCTTGTCCATATCTTTCCCAAAAAGGTTTTAACCATTTTTCGATTGCACATTGATTAAATTTCAAGGATTAGGATAGGTGGCAGCCTTATATTTCTGAAATAGTATAAGgttgtggtgaacttctcttataATTGAGTGCTGCtcaattccatgtttagctcaatgacaagggacctccttttttttagctgtgaaaccactttcaaacactcaccagcattactgaaaggggataatccaccactgaacaatttttggtgttcggtcaaatgCAAGGGGTCGTGAGTTAACCACTAAAAATATAATCCTGGCAAGTCTAACCATGTCGCCACTATAGATCCCTTGCATATATTTGAAACATAATTGCTTCTACAATTTCGTCCAGCATGCTGTTCATCATTTACATGCCCAAATCAAAGTTGTAGCCTCACTCAGTGATGAAAGTCAAGTATTGTTTTTGTTGCATGGAATTtggaatttatttgtttttcgaagATTTAATGCAGCTCCCAAATGTGAATATCCTCGCAAGTCTAACCATGTCGCCACTATAGATCCCTTGCATATATTTGAAACATAATTGTTTCTACACTTTAGTCACACATGCTGTTCATCATTTGCTTGCCCAAATTAGTGATGAAAGTCAAGTATTGTGTTTGTTCCATTTTTGTACATCACCCTATAATTGGAATATTTATTCCTTTATTATACCCCGTAAAAGTGTGAAACACATCAgtcaacttatttttttttttttttttgctatatacACTTACCCCATTAGGGTTGGATACCGaccgtatatatattttaattgctCAATAGCATTAATGGTATCGCAATGCctttgtagcaaaaattttacagTTGTTCTATCTATTGCATATGTAAATATCAAATATGTTCACTACTAATTGCAGTTAGTCATCGGAAAATCAAATGATGAATTATGCAGATTTTCTGTTTCATTTTTGCTaattattgattaaaaaacaagtttcaaaatagaaaaaaaaaaccaataacATATGAAGCTAGGGAATGGTTTCATATGCACTCGACAAAGGCCAACCACTAACCACATGTACTTTTATTATTTCATATTACATTGCAACAAGCATATATTCCACATAACCATACAATACGAACAAGTCAACAGTTGCTTTAATATGATTCATAATTTTACGTATGATTTTGTCAGCAGAAGCTGATCTCGTAGCCCTCACGACACCACTAATTATTTCTTAACATATATTTCTTCTTAAAAACGGTCCCCTCATCTTTCGTACTATTATCTTACCATTATTAAAACTTTTCACTTAAACGATGCTGCTGCTcctctcgttttttttttgtttaagacAGAAACTAGGTTAGAATTATAATTCTTTggttaatgattttattttcattttatttattgtatataatattatatatattttttagaaatatttaagtACAAGCATTTAATGTTTATTgcttttataattattattattttttttttaacttgaaaTTGCTTTTGAAAATAAGAATGAAAACTCAACCAAAATGCAACAAACCATCATACCAAGAAACgaccatataattttttcaaattgtttaacAAAACACGTAGAcatattttttctctagaaCCGATGACCACCTTATTACCATTTTACAGTctactgtcatatatttttaagacCAATTAACaatcaaattataaaataaaccaatctttcgttttcttataataattataatgaaaaaattactttttaaataattttttctctctctctcctagTCTTacgaaatgtattttttttagtaatttaattgctaccaaacaaacaaacaaaactacATTTATAGATAATTATAATTACATTTTCTGGATtatatccacaaaaaaaaaaaacaagaaagtgAAAAACCATAACCATTctaattgtaaattttattttattttctctctCCCTTtccataaacaaaacaaaaaaaaaaaaaacataaacgatTCTCTTGTGTAAACATGAAAAATTGTTGCACTTGTCTCGTTGTCCCTTCTtcaaaacataaacaaaaatgCTATGTTTTTGTAAACTTTGGTCTTTGGATTTACTTGCGCGCTCGCTTCTGCCACACATCCATCCAAACAACCTGCGCCAACACACCACACCACTGCCTACTAATTTATAAACCAACCACAATCTTCTTCAACAACGGTGGTGATGacacaaaaaaaaccaaaaacaaaatgtgatgatgatgatatgaTGATGCATTCTCTCTCACTAAAATGCTTGATCTCGTTTGATTGATTGATGTGGATGCAATTTCCATGACATTATTATTGTTGCTGTTGCTATTGTCGAATTGTACAAAAACAATGGGTGAACATAAACCTCTGCAACTTTTTCTCGATGTTGTTGTGTgttttaaaatgaaaacaattttcaattgtttttttgtttttttatcgtTGTTCCCAATGCTGTGCGcacttttgaaaaatctacttttctgtttgttttacgaaaaaaaaattgaaatttgtttttttaaataaatatgtatttaattATCAACCAAATGCGCTTGCGCTGCTTCCACAatgaacaacaaaaaatttcaaacacaCACAACTCTTGAAACTTGAAATTATGTGATAtcgttgttgttttgttctttaTCACCATCTCCCGaaacaaaatcaacaaaaacgAATATGAAAAATACCACaatcgacaaattttgcaacACAACTTGATTGGCAAACGATGTACCAATGAAATGaactgaacaaaaataaaatattcatcttGAAAATCTCCTCGATACCAAATCTCGATGGACGCGCGACTTCAAATTGTGTGATGATTCCTTGTGTGTGGCCTGTGTGTGTCTACTCTGGTGTCAACTTCAAACCAAAACGCGAAAAACTGATTGATTTccacataaaaaacaaaatactctGCTTgctacaaaaaaatgtattgtcTTGATGATCGCTTGAATGTGATTGGGTTTCTCGACggcaaaaatgttaaatcataatttttactttattttaaatttttatatgtatttttatcatttgatgattataaacaaacaaatgttTCAAACTCAACACATTTTCCAAACCCTAATGAAAATGTATGAATAAAATAACAAATGGTGAATATTGTTGCCTTGTGCACCATGAATAAAATCCaccttgataccaaaaaatgatTGCCACCACCATGACAACGacctataaaaaaacaaaaaaaaacttcaaccgAATCCCGGAATCCACCATACCATATAATGCCAATGTTTCTGCAACGATATTGAATGGCCACAACAAATGTGAAAAAATCGAATATGCAATGCGCTATGGACAAATTAATATAAACACTCTcttctttttttataacaaaaaacaatgTTTTATAATGTAATATCATAAATCAatgcattttctatataaattactgTGTGTTAATCATATAAACAAATGTAATATTGTGATATGGTCCTTATTTATTATCTATTGTACCCTTTCCAATgaccataaaaacaaaaactgtttaaaaaaacaaatgtgatattgtatcatgcgcatatttcatatattcctAAAATCACAACAAAaactccaaaaaacaaaaacagatggCCAATCGTGGTGTCGGTGGCAATCGTATGAACAATCGTCGTGGCCAAGGAACTTTCCAAAACCGTGCTGGTGCTGGTGCTAAATCAGCTCAAAAGCCCGGCGCTGGTGGTGGTATTCGTAAACAGAATGCCTTTGATCGTGCAAAGAAACTTTTGGCTAAAAATGCCACCAATAAAAAGAAGGATTCCGCTTCTGGCGAAAAGAAAACTGAGAGGTAAGCCTAAACAAAAATaccacaaaaccaaaaaattttacaatgaaaaaaaatcttcaaattaaGAACACTTaagtacccaaaaaaaaaaaaataatttctaaaaatatttttcttctggaaaatattttgttttatagaaaaaattacattttttttatatatatgtataaatagCTTTTTGTTAATTCTCTTTTTCTACTTaagtccatacaaatattttctatactagGCATATATGGGCAAACCAAAAGGGCGGCTATTATATATACcatcatatataaaaaaaaaaaatgatgagcAACCGGCAGCCAATACCTaacgaaagaaaacaaaaagagtTCCAGTTTATTTGCTTTCTAGCAAAAATCCTCAGAGTTCTCTTTTAGGTGTTTGTGCTGTTTTGTTGTTGCCATTGTATATGGGTTAGGGTTATTTCTATATgggattataaaataatttctggGGCGGGCATTATTTCTCTtccgcatatatatatatttagagatattttcttatttgtttctatcttctttttattttgtatattgttATAAGAAGCTCTCATTCtagttttaagttttatttatcattttgTCATTATagccatatattttttcatatatatattttttttttgatatcttTTATCATCATAATGgggattgtattttttttttttttatattgttaaTTTCATATCATCCCACTTTCGGTGTAATATGCGTATAAACAGcttgaaatattctttaaaaatatagtCTGCATATATTTCTtctcacaaaaatataatttttgtatatttcttaAAGTCGAAAGCTTTGAAATACAGTATCATCTAATGAATGGGTTATTAGATGacaattacacttccaaaatccacttgtaACTTCTGTTACAAGTGTTTGTTTCTGTTTCAACTGTCAcaaaagaagttcaccactgtggtagcacaatggactgaatagtccaagtgaacctgatatagcgggctgccactatacctaaccttacTTATAAATccacttttaatagatttcgtGCCTAATGTGTATAgggtataaatttgaaattaaagtaacttTCTTAATAAAGGctggaatttttaatatttcataaaaactccAAATGTGGGTATAAGGTAAAATGTCCCTTTGGGTATAAATGTTTACTCAGAAATATGATAATCATAAattctttttaacaatttttggtgGTACGTTAGAATCAGGGCTAGAACCCACGACTACTACTACATGGTACCATAGTCATTCAcagtacacttccaaaatcaacTTTAATTAGATTTCAACTGCCATTAGCCATATCAAAAATAGAGgaatttcaaatccacttttactgcctgttcgtggaattttcgttcgcctcgagacgaacgattcgtaaaaaaaaaaccatattgatatctcgaaaaccagagTCTGTggaatcccaattttttttcgttgttcgatagtAAATCAAAACTAATGAGTTCATGTCAAATTTCAGGATTTTCTAGCAAATAGATCTAAAGTTATTTTAGCTTCAATCTAGACGAACCATTCGCCCCGAgtcgattttgtgtttcatgaacAGCCAGTTTGTAGATTTCAAGCTTAAACcctctattatatataaaataatgtaaAGAATAATTCCCGGAAAATTCCCGCACttaattcccgggaaagcgggagcaaAAAAATAGCCAATTTCCGGAAATTCCCGGGAAAAAAAACCCTATTCCTCACGTTCATGATGTTTTGATTCTGTAAACTTCAAGATATTAACCGCATTTTATGTTGGAGGCATTATAACATTGCCCAGAGTAATATAATATGATGAATGAAAACCCCcaattatttttggcaattGTCTATCCGTCCGTTTCTCAATTCAAGACAATTTTTGATTGATAACTGGTCATTTGAATTCCCCGGCTCACCATAGTAAAATCCATTTTCTGACTCAATTCGTTAATAAATATAATTCCTTTAAAAAGTTCAAATCTcctaattcataattttttctatagtaaatacaTTTTTCCCCGGCACTATTTGTTTAGATGTGAGAACAGAAAATAGTCGGGCTAGGAGCCATCCAAGTAGATGCTGATGAAACAATTcaaattcttgattttttttaaacaaacgaatgtGACTTTTTTTATCCTTAGGAGAGTTTTTATAATGTACGGTCCAATCGGATGACTGTCGACTGGGACAATGTCTATaaatagtcttgtgtcgttccggaacgaactagtCACCAAATGGAACGACCGGCCCTTTCGTTTCTATAGTTCATTTTCTTATTTATGACACCATCATAAGCAGACACTCTCTGAGAGAAGGTTAgagagaaaacaaataaaacaatttcaaaaatgcTAATAAAACGGACCATTCTTCTTCCACTACTTACTTGTGAAAGAGAGTCGAACAGTTGAATGATTGAATTTATTCAAAGGAACAGAAAAGGAACGAAGGAACGATATAAAGACTCTAGTTCCTCTGATGGTAGTAGACGGCAGTGATGGCAAATATTAAAACCGGTGCGAATTATTAAAACGAGATGCAATGAAGGAGCGATTTAAAGGAACTAGTTGTTTTCTAAAACAGGAACGATAAGTCCTAATCACTACGGTGAACGATTTTGCTCAAGACGACTATAAATTCCTGATGtagtcaaattttaaaaaagctgTCAAACTTATTATCCCTACTCTTCAAACTCTTTCGCATTATAATTCTGAGTGCAATACTATCCAATTCCGAAGAATATCTTCATTTATGTATATTGCGCCAACCAAATATGGATTTTCCAACGCTTTGTAGGTGTTCGCTCGGAATAGCTGTGAACTGATTTTCTTAGTAACCCACTCTTCAAATTCTTGTTGCATTATCAATTTCCAATACAATTCTATGTGCAATGATATACAGTTCCAAAGAATATTAACTTGTATAGCAAGTttagtatgaaaaaagcatgaaCCCTCATACATGCCAGATTTATTTATTATCCTTCCAAAGCTAGTATTTATATGGGTGTCAGGAAAAAAAATGTggacccattattaaaaaaaaaaaacaaatacgcaGGAACTCCGACCAAATTCTCCCAGCAaaaatggatttaaaaatagCCTACGAAGAGCATTTGTGTCATACCTCCAGCAATACTGTATAATTCAGAATAATGCCTTACCACGTAGTCCACacatttgttgtttatttctcGCTATCTATAATGTGTGCTCACATCTCGTCCATGTTTACCATTTAGTTCTGGGTAATGGGAATGCAGAGAAATATTTCCTCATAAGGAGTGCCCCCTTGCACAAGTGAAccaaaatttccatttaaagGTATTCACTTACCAATTTTTTAACTATGTCACCTTCAAGATTGTATGGCTATGGGAGTTTGGTGGGAGAAACTGCTCTAATTCATTgacattattttttgtttgcttgcgACCATTTCAGAATTTCCATTGGCCATTTGCTATTGTATAATAttctcgctgggtataagaggaTTCCCAGCATTGTCAACTCATCTTTGCAGTTCTCACCAGACAGTCGTTTTAGTTTAATATTGAGATATTTCCAGTAGTCCATAGCCGTTTCGGAAAGatttcaatttccatttatttcgtAATACAAAGCCAATGAGGCAGCTTAATTGAAGTCcaatcaaaaaaaatcaatagcagtttttttatcaataactaTCTTGTGTCCTTTAAAGTAATCCCCCTGAGATATAATACTCTTCTTTTTTCCAATTCTCTAAACACTTCTCGGAACAGGCAGTTAGTCTGATAAACGCTACATTTAGATCTAATGGCATTCAAATCAGATCCTCCATCCATTCAAATAACGACAGTTTATCAATTCTTCAAACCATTTGTAAATTCAATGTGCGGGAATATGTTGACTTCGATTTTATTTCCCTACGAATTTATTGTTATATCTGATAAATCTTTTCTTTATTTGCATATTTCATTAATGCCGAAATCTTAGTGTATTTTTTCgaaacatttcctatatttcttattACATTAAAAGTTGGTTTAAATTCATTTAGACGTTATACAAACCTAAATAATTGCAACATATCTCACatctaaaacaaaaagaatatttcAAGCTGTATATTAGAAACAAAAtgcattaatttatttaaattaaaatgcccATTTTATTCATTACTACTCTCCacaaagtttaatttaattttattcccttcgaaaaaaagaaaaatatctcCCAACTCCAGCATCATTCTAGCATATGTATTCTCTCTCGTTTTTTTCCTTATGGCTCCCTTTGCATTTCTTTCATCACTTCCCCCACTTTCCATATTTGCCCACGCGATTGAATTATTCCATTCGAATCATCAAATCATTCCCCCCCTTAATTACTCAAAATCAATTATCCATGTCACTAATTTATCTCCGTTTATTTCTTTCCTTTACACATTTCTCTTGAATTGGGGGAAATCTAAAAAAACAGCAAGGAATCTCCCTATGCCAACGTACCCAACGACATGTTCTACTGTCATTTGTGCAAGAAGCACATGTGGGATGCCAATTCATTTGAAAACCACATTAAGGGACGTACTCACTTGATGATGCGTGAAGGTATTGAAGAAAGCTACCGTCTTAAGGCCAACATGATCCGTCAGGAAGCTAAGATTGCTGAGCAATTGAAATCAATTGAATTGGATCGCTTGAAGCGTATGGGCAAGAGCAAGCAACGCCAATTGGACTACTGTACCATGTGCGACTTGAACTTCCATGGTCACATTTCTGCTCATCGTAAATCCGAGGGTCACTTGCAATTGAAGAAGTTCTTGCATCCCAAGTGCGCTGAATGTAGCAAGGAATTCGCTACCCGCATTGATTATGACTCTCACTTGCTGGCTGCCGATCACTTGATCAAGGCTGCCGAAAAGAACACCAAGGTTGGTGAACGTAAACGTCAGACCTTGCCTATCCTCACCGAGGAAGAGGAATTGAAGGATGTTCGCCCACCcaccaagaagaagaagaaggtcGCCGCCAAGAAGGCCGAAGCTGCCGATGGTGCTGAAGTCAAGAAGGAAGGCGAAGAAGATGGTGAAGGTGAAGACGCTGAGGGTGAAGATGGCGCTAAGAAGGAAGATGAAGAGGGTGCCGATGAAACCAAGGAAGGTGATGAACTCAACGAAACCCAAGAAGGTGAAGAAGAGGTCCCCCTGCCAGTTGATCCTGAGGATTGCATTTTGGATTTCAACGAGGGTGATGAAATCCCCACTGAAGTTGACAACCGTTTGCCCAAATACAACTGGACTCGTCCAGTGGG
This is a stretch of genomic DNA from Haematobia irritans isolate KBUSLIRL chromosome 4, ASM5000362v1, whole genome shotgun sequence. It encodes these proteins:
- the Pep gene encoding protein on ecdysone puffs isoform X1; this encodes MCPSVKVAANNNQNKNNMAFRNQNRNNNRNFSGGNYGPMANRGMGGGNMMSPWENQNSGGGFGGSNMRQGGGGGGGGGQMNAQAINLANNLLNNLFRNQNPPSLLDMPRGGNMNRGGQRGGPMANRGVGGNRMNNRRGQGTFQNRAGAGAKSAQKPGAGGGIRKQNAFDRAKKLLAKNATNKKKDSASGEKKTESKESPYANVPNDMFYCHLCKKHMWDANSFENHIKGRTHLMMREGIEESYRLKANMIRQEAKIAEQLKSIELDRLKRMGKSKQRQLDYCTMCDLNFHGHISAHRKSEGHLQLKKFLHPKCAECSKEFATRIDYDSHLLAADHLIKAAEKNTKVGERKRQTLPILTEEEELKDVRPPTKKKKKVAAKKAEAADGAEVKKEGEEDGEGEDAEGEDGAKKEDEEGADETKEGDELNETQEGEEEVPLPVDPEDCILDFNEGDEIPTEVDNRLPKYNWTRPVGTALITKLECYECSLCGKFFDTEKTVEVHSRTVTHHRNFLKFINEKASDTKIAQKRAAAAIEESERKKRKVEEAEAAANGEATEATEGGEAAEGGEGGEGELYDPSEATGDDEDVEMNENGEEAGEGEENGEEMEANDDAQEGDGEAEAEAEAEPEPAPEPVKEAKTPAKTPAKTAAPATPAASEASPAKKATPAAKGTAASAAKGTPRNRGRGRYNRY
- the Pep gene encoding protein on ecdysone puffs isoform X2; amino-acid sequence: MAFRNQNRNNNRNFSGGNYGPMANRGMGGGNMMSPWENQNSGGGFGGSNMRQGGGGGGGGGQMNAQAINLANNLLNNLFRNQNPPSLLDMPRGGNMNRGGQRGGPMANRGVGGNRMNNRRGQGTFQNRAGAGAKSAQKPGAGGGIRKQNAFDRAKKLLAKNATNKKKDSASGEKKTESKESPYANVPNDMFYCHLCKKHMWDANSFENHIKGRTHLMMREGIEESYRLKANMIRQEAKIAEQLKSIELDRLKRMGKSKQRQLDYCTMCDLNFHGHISAHRKSEGHLQLKKFLHPKCAECSKEFATRIDYDSHLLAADHLIKAAEKNTKVGERKRQTLPILTEEEELKDVRPPTKKKKKVAAKKAEAADGAEVKKEGEEDGEGEDAEGEDGAKKEDEEGADETKEGDELNETQEGEEEVPLPVDPEDCILDFNEGDEIPTEVDNRLPKYNWTRPVGTALITKLECYECSLCGKFFDTEKTVEVHSRTVTHHRNFLKFINEKASDTKIAQKRAAAAIEESERKKRKVEEAEAAANGEATEATEGGEAAEGGEGGEGELYDPSEATGDDEDVEMNENGEEAGEGEENGEEMEANDDAQEGDGEAEAEAEAEPEPAPEPVKEAKTPAKTPAKTAAPATPAASEASPAKKATPAAKGTAASAAKGTPRNRGRGRYNRY